Proteins encoded within one genomic window of Panicum virgatum strain AP13 chromosome 1N, P.virgatum_v5, whole genome shotgun sequence:
- the LOC120655280 gene encoding uncharacterized protein LOC120655280, translating into MGNCIQHQQRSSGSRGAFAGRRPAERSGRRRSTGGDGDEDHGAPSSVVKVKVVLTKDELGWLVARLKAGDRRLEEVLHEVARKREGRAAGGGGGDGWRPCLESIVECPAETMEAAAGASSDD; encoded by the coding sequence ATGGGCAACTGCATCCAGCACCAGCAGAGAAGCAGCGGTAGCCGCGGTGCCTTCGCAGGCCGCCGCCCGGCGGAGAGGAGCGGCAGGAGAAGGAGCACCGGCGGGGACGGGGACGAAGACCACGGGGCGCCCTCGTCGGTGGTGAAGGTGAAGGTGGTGCTGACCAAGGACGAGCTGGGGTGGCTCGTGGCGCGGCTCAAGGCCGGCGACCGCCGCCTCGAGGAGGTGCTCCACGAGGTGGCGCGCAAGCGCGAGGgccgggccgccggcggcggcggcggcgacggatggCGGCCCTGCCTCGAGAGCATCGTCGAGTGCCCCGCCGAGACgatggaggccgccgccggcgccagctCCGATGActaa